In the Clostridiales bacterium genome, TTGACTAACCTTGTCCAAAGTCCCATATATTATTTGGGCTTTATTAGTCATATTATTATGTTCCAAATTTTCTTGGGCCACTTTGATTGCCGATTGGTCGTTGTCTAGCATTATTGCTTTTTGCGCGCCCAGCTTTAGGGCGCAAATCCCCAATATTCCGCTGCCGCACCCGACATCCATTACCGTCTTGCCCTTCAAACCCATATCTTGCATCGCGTCCAGGCACATTTTGGTCGTCTGGTGCGAGCCCGTGCCGAACGCCATTGACGGATTGATATATACTATGGGCTTATCTGTCTTATAGCCGTCAAGCCAAGGGGGGACTATGGCGAGTTTTTTGAGCTCTATGGGCGCGAAAAATTTTTTCCACTCGTCGCGATAGGCGCTGTCGTCTTTTATGGCTACTTCAACGGAATATTCAAAATCGTCGTTTATGTTTTTTAGGCGTTTTAACTCGTCCAAATAGGGCTCAATGTCGCTATCGGGATAAAAATACGCCCTTATATAGACTTGGCCGTAAGTTTTTTTAAACAAGTCTTCGTCGGCATAATCCCAAAACCCGAAATTTGCCAAGTCTATACAGTCTTGCGCGTCCCAAATCGCGACGCCCCCGTAATTGTTTTCGCTCAATACCGCCGCCGCGATATCGGCGTATTTATAGGTGGTGATAACCGTCAACTCTTTGTACCGCATTTTTCTTAAATTATCTTACCACAAAAAAATAAAAAAATATATAAAAAAATAAAAGATTAAAAGATATAAAAAACGCTATAGGACGAATTGCCAAAAAATCAATAAGTCCGTTATTTTCAAAAAATCAAAAAATTTTCCGCTTTTTTTGCGGGTTTTTGACGCCTAAAAAAATTAATAGATGTAAAAAATTTAAAGCGCTTATTTCCATAATTATGGGAAAATCAGCTAAGATAATCTTTGGCTTTTTCGTATTGGTTGTTGCTTATGCTCTTGTGCAGGTTTTTGATAAGTTCTTTTTGGTCGCCCTTTAGGTTTTTGGGCAGCTCCACTATTACTTTGAGATACAAATCGCCATAGCCTTCGCGCCTTAGCATTTTCATGCCCTCGCCGCGTATCTTAAACACCGTGTTGGTTTGCGTGCCTTCGGGGACAGCCAAGGTGACATCGCCCTTTAGCGTCTTGATTTTGATTTTGTCGCCCAAGATGGCTTGGGTAAACGCTATGGGTATGTCGGCGTAAAGGTCATAGCCCTTTCTAGTAAACAGCTTGTGCGGCAGTACATTGACCGATATTATGAGATTGCCTCTTTGGGCGGTATCGGCCGAGCCGTTGCCCTCGCCCTGAACGGTCATAATTTGACCGTTGTCAATGCCCGCGGGGATATTGATCTTGATTGTGCGGTTTTTCTTGACCGCGCCTTTGCCTCGGCATTCTGGACAGGTTTGTTTGATTTTTCTGCCCGTGCCTGAGCAGCTTGCGCATGTGCGGGTATTGACCATGCGCCCAAAAAGCGTGTTTTGGGCAAATTGAACTCTGCCTGAGCCGTTGCATTCCGGACAGGTTATGTATTCCGAGCCGTTTTTGGCGCCCGTGCCGCGACAGTCTTCGCAGCGCTCGGCGCGCGGAATGGTTATATCCTTGCTAACGCCAAAAAAAGCTTCCTCAAAGGTCAAGGTAATGCTTATGGATATGTCCGAGGGACGCCTTTTGGGACGCTCAAAAGAGTCCCCCGTAAACATATTGATTATATCCTCAAAAAAGCCGCCGCCTGAAAAGCCCGTGGAAAATCCGCCAAAATTGCCAAAGTCAAACCCGCCCATGCCGGGGTCCGCCGTTCCGAACCTATCGTAATTGGCGCGCTTTTGGGGGTCGCTTAATATTTCATACGCTTCGTTGACTTCTTTGAATTTTTCGGCGGCTTGCTTATCGCCCGGGTTTAAGTCCGGGTGATATTTTTTGGCAAGCTTCCGATAGGCCGATTTTATCTCGTTTTCGGTAGCGTTTTTGGATACGCCTAGTATATCGTAATAGGATTTTGCCATTTAACGCTCTTTTTTAGGTATATTTTTTTTACGCGTCTTGGCCGGGCGCGTCTTGGATATCGGGATTGATTCCGTCGCCGCTGGAAGCGTTAGCTCCGGCCTGCTGATAAAACCTGGTAAATATCTCAGAGGTGTGTTTTTGGGTTTCGTCCAAAGCCGCTTTGATTTTGTCTTGGTCGTCGCTCTTTAAGGCTTCTTTTAAGTCCTCGGCGGCTTTTGTAAGCCTTTGCTTTTCGTCTTCGCTTATCTTGTCGCCGTTTTCCTTGACAAATCTTTCTATGCCGAACACAACGGTATCGGCTTGGTTTTTGAGCTCCACAAATTCTTTTCTCTTTCGGTCTTCTTTCTCGTATTTTTTGGCGTCTTCAATAGCTTTTTGGATTTCTTCCTCGGATAAATTGGAAGAAGCCGTGATAGAGATTGACTGTTCTTTGCCCGTGCCTTTGTCTTTGGCCGTGACATGCACGATACCATTGGCGTCAATATCAAAGGTAACTTCTATTTGAGGCACGCCTCTGGGCGCGGGCGGAATGCCCGTAAGCTCAAACCTGCCCAATGTCTTATTATAGGCGGCCAATTCCCTCTCGCCCTGCAAAACATGGATGTCAACCGAGGGCTGATTGTCCGTGGCCGTAGAAAAGATTTGGGACTTGCGGGTGGGAATGGTTGTGTTCCTTTCTATTATCTTGGTGAATATTCCGCCCATGGTCTCAATTCCCAATGAAAGCGGGGTAACATCAAGCAATAAAACATCCTTAACCTCGCCCGCCAATACGCCCGCCTGAATCGCCGCGCCTAAGGCCACGCATTCGTCGGGGTTAATGCCCTTAAAGGGCTCTTTGCCCGTAAATTTCTTGACGGTTTCTATTACCGCGGGGATGCGGGTAGAACCGCCCACCAGTATAACCTTTTCTATCTCGTTGATAGAGATGCCCGCGTCTTCTATGGCCCTTTTCATAGCCGCCAAAGTCTTTTCGGTCAAATGCGCGGTCATCTGCTCAAACTTGGCGCGCGTAAGCTCGTAGTCTATATGCTTAGGGCCGTTGCTGTCTGCCGTAATAAAGGGCAGGCTGATATTGGTCTTTAGAACGCTGCTGAGTTCTATCTTGGCTTTTTCGGCGGCGTCTTTTAGCCTTTGCATGACCATGCGGTCTTGGCTAAGATCAATACCGTTTTCTTTTTTGAATGTGTCTATTATCCACTTTATAATCTCGTTGTCATAGTCGTCGCCGCCCAATTTGTTGTCGCCGGCGGTCGCCAAAACCTCAAACACGCCGTCGCCTATTTCCAATATGGACACATCAAAAGTTCCGCCGCCCAAGTCATAGACCAAAATCTTGGCGTTTTTTTCTTTGGCTTTGTCCAAGCCGTAAGCCAAAGAGGCCGCCGTCGGCTCGTTGATTATCCTCAAAACTTCCAGCCCCGCGATTCTGCCGGCGTCTTTGGTCGCCTGACGCTGCGAGTCCGAAAAATAGGCGGGAACGGTAATGACAGCTTGGGTTATTTTTGTCCCCAAATAACTCTCGGCGTCGGCTTTTAGTTTTTGCAAAATCATTGCCGAGATTTCGGGGGGCGTAAACTCCTTGTCGTCTATTTTTATCTTTCTATTCGTGCCCATGTCCCTTTTGATAGAGAGTATGGTCCTCTCGGGATTGGCTATCGCCTGTCTTTTGGCTATCTGGCCTACTAACCTCTCGCCGTCTTTGGTAAAACCTACTACCGACGGGGTAGTCCTTGAGCCCTCGGAATTAGGAATAACGGTCGGTTCGCCGCCTTCCATAACGGCGACGCAAGAATTGGTAGTTCCAAGGTCAATTCCTATTACTTTTGCCATATGTCATTTATCTCCTTTTTAGCTTACAAATTTTTTATATTAATATATTATTCGGCTATTTTGACGCTTGCGTAACGCAATATCTTTTCGCCCAAACGATATCCTTTTTGTATAACTTCCACGACCGCGCCGGCTTTCGCGCCTTCTATCTTGACGCGCTCTACGGCGCTGTGGAGATTGGGGTCAAATTCTTGTCCTTGCGCCTCAATCTCTTTTACCTCAAAGTTTTTTAAGACATCTTGTATCTGGCGGTATATCATCTGCACGCCGCTTGCCGTGGCCTGGTCTTTTATCATGCCCAAAGCGTGCTCTATCACATCCAAGATTTTGATGACTTCTGTAATAACCTCGCAGCGCCCCTCCGTTTGCGCGGCGCTGATACTGTCGGCGTTTCTTTTGCGGAAATTGTCAAACTCCGCCTGAAGATTGACCAGCCTTTGAGCCAGCGCGTCGGCTTTGGCGCGTTCCCTTTGGGCTTGCTCTTGCGCCTGGATGATTTGGTTGTTTAGGCTTTGCATATGGTCGTCAAAAGCCTTTATAGCCGCGAGCTGCTCTTGGGTCATCTGGATTTCTTGCTCGGCTAAGCCGTCTTGCTTGGATTGTCCGTTTTTGGCTTGTTCGGCTTGCCCGGTTTTTTCGCCCTGCCCGTCTTGCCCGGATTTTTGGTCTTGTTCCGTTTTTGAGGCTTGGCCCTCCGCGCAATCGGGCTCGTCGCAATCCGCGCAGTCGCAAACATCCTGGCAGCAATCCTCAAAATTCATTTTTAGGTCGTCATTTTTGGTCATTTAATCCTCCAAATTAATAAAGCGGTTTTTGGCTTATTAGTTTTATTCTTGCTTTTCGTCTATATAATTAGTTTTATTCTTGCTTTTCGTCTATATAAATATTAACTCGTTTCTTTATGCTGTCGTTGATTGTTTTGCCAATATAATCAAGAACGGACACGACTTTGGAATAGTCCATTCTGATAGGCCCTATCACGCCCGCTTGGCCGATGTTTTTGCCGTTGATTATGTAATTGGCCGTGACAATGGCGCATTCGGGCAAGGACTCGTACCGCTCGTCTTTGCCTATGCGGATATTAAGCTCTACATTGTCCGTGGCCTTTAAGACCGGGATAAGCTGTTCTTTGGCTTCAAGCATGGCTATGATTGACTTGGCTTGCTGGACATTGCTGTATTCGGGCTGCTCCAAAAGCTTGGACGCGCCCTCCAAGACAAAGTCCTCCACGCTCGCGCGCTCGTAATATTTTTTGATTATGTCTATTATGGCGTCAAAAATTTTTTGATAGCCTTTTAGGGCGGAATTAATAATCTTGTTGGGTTTCATAACCTGGGCGATCTTCTTGCCGCCGAACACCTGCAAAGACAGCTTGCTGACAGCGTCAAAATAATTGTCGTCCATCTCTTCTTCTAGATTGACAATGGCGTCTTTTAGCACGCCTAGGTTGGTGACGACAACGACCAAAGCCGTTTTGGCTTGGAGTTTTACAATCTTGATATTCTCTATGACAGCTTCGGATATATCGTTCACAAACGCCAAAGACGTGTAATTGGTGACTTCGCTTATTACCTTGGCGGTCTTTTTTAAAACATCTTTTAGCTGAAGCATTTGTTGGTTGAAATGGCTTTTTATTAAGTTTAGCTCGGTTTTGGTTAATTTTTTGCGCGGCATAAGTTTTTCCACATACAGCTTGTAGGCTTCCTTGGTGGGAATTCTGCCGGAGGACGTATGCGGTTGATAAAGATAGCCCATCTCTTCCAGCGCCGCCAGCTCGTTGCGTATGGTAGCCGAACTGATCTCGGGCATGTGCCGGACTTGGATATCCGCGCTGGATATAGGCTCTGCCTGATTGATATAATCCTCAATGATTGATTTTAAAATCTTTGCCTTTCTGGCGGTCAAATTGGGCATGGTTTTTGGTTTTTTTTGGTTTCTCTTTTATTAATTATACACGTTTTAGCACTCGTTTATACCGATTATTAGCAGTCAAAGTCAAAGAGTGCTAAATTAATACTAACATTATTAACAACCATTTGTCAATTAAAAAAATATAAAAAGTTTGGCAAAAAAATTATGTAAAAGATTATTATTAAAAAAATAAAATATTATGTTATAATGATAAAAGGTAAATTTTGCAAAAAATTAAAATACGGGAGGAAAATTATGAAGCTTGCTGAAAAAGTCGCAATAGTCACGGGCGCCGCATCGGGAATAGGCAAAGCCATAGCGCAATTATTTGCCGAAGAGGGCGCTAAGGTTATCGTATCCGACATTAATATTGAGGAAGCCGAAAAAGTGGCCGAGCAAATCCGCTCGCAAGGCGGCCAAGCCGAAGCCGTAAGGACCGATGTCTCCAAGGAAGAGGACGTTGCCAATATGGTTGATTTGGCGCTTAAGATTTATAAGACGGCGGATATTTTGGTCAACAACGCAGGGGTAATGGATAACTTTGAGCCCGCCGCCGACATTACCGACGCGCAATGGGAAAGAATATTTGCCGTCAATACGACCTCTGTTATGAGAACGACTAGGAAGGTGCTGCCGATATTTTTGGAAGCCTCAAAAGGCGTTA is a window encoding:
- a CDS encoding SDR family oxidoreductase, which produces MKLAEKVAIVTGAASGIGKAIAQLFAEEGAKVIVSDINIEEAEKVAEQIRSQGGQAEAVRTDVSKEEDVANMVDLALKIYKTADILVNNAGVMDNFEPAADITDAQWERIFAVNTTSVMRTTRKVLPIFLEASKGVIINIASIGGLCGKVAGTAYTASKFAVIGFTKSTAYMYANKGIRCNAIAPGAVKTNIQSSMSTINQFGASRTQPALQTNPRFGEPMEIAKAALFLASDDSSFVNGAVLVADSGWTA
- a CDS encoding nucleotide exchange factor GrpE, whose protein sequence is MTKNDDLKMNFEDCCQDVCDCADCDEPDCAEGQASKTEQDQKSGQDGQGEKTGQAEQAKNGQSKQDGLAEQEIQMTQEQLAAIKAFDDHMQSLNNQIIQAQEQAQRERAKADALAQRLVNLQAEFDNFRKRNADSISAAQTEGRCEVITEVIKILDVIEHALGMIKDQATASGVQMIYRQIQDVLKNFEVKEIEAQGQEFDPNLHSAVERVKIEGAKAGAVVEVIQKGYRLGEKILRYASVKIAE
- the dnaJ gene encoding molecular chaperone DnaJ, whose translation is MAKSYYDILGVSKNATENEIKSAYRKLAKKYHPDLNPGDKQAAEKFKEVNEAYEILSDPQKRANYDRFGTADPGMGGFDFGNFGGFSTGFSGGGFFEDIINMFTGDSFERPKRRPSDISISITLTFEEAFFGVSKDITIPRAERCEDCRGTGAKNGSEYITCPECNGSGRVQFAQNTLFGRMVNTRTCASCSGTGRKIKQTCPECRGKGAVKKNRTIKINIPAGIDNGQIMTVQGEGNGSADTAQRGNLIISVNVLPHKLFTRKGYDLYADIPIAFTQAILGDKIKIKTLKGDVTLAVPEGTQTNTVFKIRGEGMKMLRREGYGDLYLKVIVELPKNLKGDQKELIKNLHKSISNNQYEKAKDYLS
- the dnaK gene encoding molecular chaperone DnaK, giving the protein MAKVIGIDLGTTNSCVAVMEGGEPTVIPNSEGSRTTPSVVGFTKDGERLVGQIAKRQAIANPERTILSIKRDMGTNRKIKIDDKEFTPPEISAMILQKLKADAESYLGTKITQAVITVPAYFSDSQRQATKDAGRIAGLEVLRIINEPTAASLAYGLDKAKEKNAKILVYDLGGGTFDVSILEIGDGVFEVLATAGDNKLGGDDYDNEIIKWIIDTFKKENGIDLSQDRMVMQRLKDAAEKAKIELSSVLKTNISLPFITADSNGPKHIDYELTRAKFEQMTAHLTEKTLAAMKRAIEDAGISINEIEKVILVGGSTRIPAVIETVKKFTGKEPFKGINPDECVALGAAIQAGVLAGEVKDVLLLDVTPLSLGIETMGGIFTKIIERNTTIPTRKSQIFSTATDNQPSVDIHVLQGERELAAYNKTLGRFELTGIPPAPRGVPQIEVTFDIDANGIVHVTAKDKGTGKEQSISITASSNLSEEEIQKAIEDAKKYEKEDRKRKEFVELKNQADTVVFGIERFVKENGDKISEDEKQRLTKAAEDLKEALKSDDQDKIKAALDETQKHTSEIFTRFYQQAGANASSGDGINPDIQDAPGQDA
- the hrcA gene encoding heat-inducible transcription repressor HrcA encodes the protein MPNLTARKAKILKSIIEDYINQAEPISSADIQVRHMPEISSATIRNELAALEEMGYLYQPHTSSGRIPTKEAYKLYVEKLMPRKKLTKTELNLIKSHFNQQMLQLKDVLKKTAKVISEVTNYTSLAFVNDISEAVIENIKIVKLQAKTALVVVVTNLGVLKDAIVNLEEEMDDNYFDAVSKLSLQVFGGKKIAQVMKPNKIINSALKGYQKIFDAIIDIIKKYYERASVEDFVLEGASKLLEQPEYSNVQQAKSIIAMLEAKEQLIPVLKATDNVELNIRIGKDERYESLPECAIVTANYIINGKNIGQAGVIGPIRMDYSKVVSVLDYIGKTINDSIKKRVNIYIDEKQE
- the prmA gene encoding 50S ribosomal protein L11 methyltransferase — protein: MRYKELTVITTYKYADIAAAVLSENNYGGVAIWDAQDCIDLANFGFWDYADEDLFKKTYGQVYIRAYFYPDSDIEPYLDELKRLKNINDDFEYSVEVAIKDDSAYRDEWKKFFAPIELKKLAIVPPWLDGYKTDKPIVYINPSMAFGTGSHQTTKMCLDAMQDMGLKGKTVMDVGCGSGILGICALKLGAQKAIMLDNDQSAIKVAQENLEHNNMTNKAQIIYGTLDKVSQTADIILANITADVLISLKDLFYERLIGGGILVLGGIIDQRLLDLKKAYGDFGLMDQKSMDDWRCLIYKKG